AAGCGGGCCGGTCGCTGGAGCAGGGGTGGGTGAGGAGCTTTGTTTCAACAGCGTATTTCTGTGTTGGAGGAATGAAGCCCCCGGGAAAGGGGGGCGCCGGAAGCGGCACAATGGTGCTGGGTGGGGGCCTCCTTCAAGTTGGCTCCTGGCAGCCGCCACAGTTGTGTCTCGCGTTCAAGTGAAACAAAACGCCCACCAGGTTTTCTAGTAACGCTactgaaaataataacaatagaaagaaacatgagggagccgggcggtagcacagcgggttaagcgcaggtggcgcaaagcacaaggaccggcgtaaggatcccggttcaagcccccggctccccacctgcaggggagtcgcttcacaggcggtgaagcaggtctgcaggtgtctgtctttctctccccctctctgtcttcccctcctctctccatttctttctctgtcctatccaacagtgatgacagcaatcacaacaatgacgatagacaacaaggacaacaaaaggaaaaaaaattaaaaataagtaacattttttaaaaagaaacgtgAAATTAATTTGGATGAAATAGTCTTGGGCTAGGCTAGCTCCGCGGTTGAGCACAGGATGGACCTGAGATTTCTGATTTAATCCCCTCAGGGCGGACCACACGACAGAGCCACTGGAAAGAAAGCTCGGCTCTAGTCTCGcagaaaaataaactgaaaggCAGGGCCAGGGcctttcacaggcagaagttgaaaaacaagatcagaagagaaaacactaagcagaacctggactggagttggtgtattgcaccaaaggaaaagactctggggtggggtgggggagagcacaggccctggaacaggatgacagaggacctagtgggggttgtattgttgtgtggaaaactgagaaatgtcatgcatgtacaaacttgtattactgtcgactgtaaaacattaatctcccagtaaagaaaaaggcaggccggcaaaatagctcacttggccaTGTGTGCAGGCGACCCAGGTTCAGAGACCAGCTCCCATCACATtaaaggaagattcagtgctatgCTCTTCACCTTCTGCctctaactaaaaataaataccaCCTAAAAAAATCTTAATTCGATAAAGTATTGTTATTTTAGCATTAATGCAAATATacagtgtttacttttttttttttgcctccaggattatcgctgctcctgaaggctattttttattagctaggacagataaatcgagaggaaagggaagatagggatagagaaagacacctgcagacctgcctcacttgtgtgtgtgtgtggggaaaggGTGGGGGgtttcaaaccagaatccttgcacttcCTAACTTCCTACTATGTACTATGTGCTTTACCCAGTggtggcctcctcctcctcctcctccttcccccccttcctccctacACCCTTTTAGATTGGTTAGAGAATAATGGAGTAGGggaggagagctagagagacacctgcagctctgcttcacagctcaggaaactttccaccctgcaggtagggactgggggcttgaacccaggtccttgtgcatggtaatatgtgtgcaaccaggtgcaccaccacctgacccctgttaaGTAATTCTAGAAATGTGAGGTCAGTGATGATTTCTAAGTACTCTGGTACAGCAGTTCTACTGCCAAGAACTTTTACTGATGCCAGAGCACTAGCACTTCTGGTACCTTGGCATATGTCCATGTTGTgctggggcttgaccctgggctgCATGCATAGCAAGGCATATGCTCAACCCAGTGGCCCTGCACTGTATTTTTAAGTTACATAGCTAAGTAAAAAGTCAAAAAGAATTAAAGTCATTGAAAAATTCCCAACAATGGTTTCTTGACATAATTATCATTTTAGCTTGATGTATATCTgtaagttgttttttgttgttgtttttaccagagcactgcttatctctggctttatGTTTCTTCAAATTATTAAAGCTATTCCAAAATTGTTTTCATTACTTTGAGAAAATGTCAATTTACAGggtaagaaattttttttttgttattttatttttcctcataGTCAGGTCTTTATTGCCCCACACCAGCTTTTGTAGATatagggagaaacaccacaacactgaagcttcccccagcttcCCTGTGGGTCAagtgcatagcaaagcagacatCCTCCCtgttgagctattttgccagacccttttttcttttatttttaaattgaggaaATTTTTTACAAGGCTTTTGTTAAAGgtgtacagtttcacatctccccaaagtTTATATACACCAAATCACCATCTCCCTCCACCATACCAAAATTACTTAAAAGGAAAGCAGAAGACCAGTAGGTTATAATGTTGACAGAGTATCATAGGATTGGGGGATATTGGGAGAGCAGGGTCAGACTGTCATTCCCTGCTCCTTGTCTGTCATTTAGATGGTTCCTGCATCAGCTTCAGGACAAGTTCGAGGCTACTATGTGAACTGGAAAATGCTACGAGatgtgaaaagaagaaaaatggcctgTGAGTATGCTGATGAGAGGCTACGGATCAACTCACTCCGAAAGAATGCCATTTTGCCCAAAGAACTTCAGGTTAGCCAATTGAGATGTGTACCTATCTTCTACAAGGTCCTGAACCCAAATCTCTTGGTACTATTTGTTGTAACTTAGTATTAATATAGCTTGAAATGAGATAAAGACTCCTCCATGAAGGCATTTAATGTTATAGCCTTCTCCTTGGTTCCTCCTCTTTTATTAGCTACCATTCACTGACTTAGTCTTGTTTTACAGTAGTAGAATTTTATAAGTGTGTATTTACTATGCTAAAGTTCACTGATTTTAAGTCCCTCTTCCCTTTACTTTCATAGCCACTAATTTGGTTTGTAATCCAAAAGTTTATTACTATTAAGTTCATTGTTTGCTTTCTCTATATATCATGAGTGAAATCACAATTACTCTTTCTCCTGACTTATTTTAGTGTAAACCAGTCCATACAAATTGCACTGTCATTTTTAtagcagagtagtgttccattgtgtatgtagaacAAGTCTTTACCCAGTCATGTATCCATGGGAACTCGAGTAGATTCTAGCTCTTTTCTAGttcttggctattatgaataatgctctAATAAACAATAGAGGAATATATAtctcttcagatttttttttttttttggtattttatgAGTAAAATCCTAGATCATGGCTCTaatacatgtggtgccagggatcaaactgggaacacCAAGCAAGCCAGCTTGAGCTGTTTCCCTTGGCTGCAagattttcttacttttttcacttgttcctttacttttctttctttttttttaatatttttatttattattggatggagacagagataaactgggtgacacctgcagccctgcttcaccacttgtaaagctttgcccctgcagttggggaccaggggcttgaacccaggtccttatggactgtaatgtgtgcgtttaaccaggtgcgccaccgcctggccccgttcCTTTACTTTTCTGTTGACCTTTATTGCACAAGCTAAACGGACTTTGAGATCTTCCAAAATAATTGGGTTGTTTAACTGTATGCTCTTTCTCTTCGTTTGTAATCCTATCGTCTCATTAGCTAGTGTTGCTAGataataattttcctttttcaaaCTACTTAGTTGGGTATAACATTAATTTAGTGGGATTCTACCAGAACTTTCAAATTTTAAGTCAGAAAATAGtgtaaagggctggggagatagcatgatggttatgcaaaagactgagatgctgaggtcccaggttcaatccccagcagcttcattaagccaaaactgagcagtgctctggttaaaaggaagaaagaaaaaaaaaaagtcatgaacaTTGGAAtggtgttgtggtttctcttctctgtatctccctctcaccctggggcggggggataaaaaataagtctgcgggagtcgggcggtagcgcagcaggttaagcgcaggtggcgcaaagcgcaaggaccaacgtacagatccctgttcgagcccccggctcccgacctgcagaggagtcgcttcacaagtagtgaagcagatctgaaagtgtcatctttctctccccatcttcccctcctctctccatttctctctgtcctgtccaaaaacatcaataacaacagcagtaaaaaaaaaacaagagcaacaaaagggaatataaaaaaaaattaagtcttcaGAGAGTAGTAGAATAGTACAGTtttagtgacaaaaataaatgaaagaattttAAGGGTAACCAGTCTTGTTAACTGAAATTGTCAAAAGTGCCGTTATTGTAAAGACTTGAGGCCCTAAGttctgggatccttaatgctcgtccttgcgctttgcaccacatgcacttaacccactgcactaccacctgaccccttcttcttttttttgtttttttgtttttacactgCTTAACTGTATAAAATGGTGTACCACCATCTTGTATCATGGTGGTCAGAAAAGGCAGTTTACATGATTTTAATAGTCACATATTGAATTTGGTTTCCAAAGTATTCTCTCCTTGTGATGTCATACTGCCTTGTGGTCTCAAGTCCCCATTGGGAAGCTGTTTGAGCAACTTAGAACtagctgctttttttcttttccagcagGTGGTCCTTTCTCTTTAGCTTTATTTTTGGTTATTACTGATGCCTCAAATAGAAGGGCTCCTGTACTGCCAGCAAGTTTGTGgaagttgggggaaaaaaaaaaaaaaggaccggcACTGTAGTGGCTGAGCCAGGGGAGGCCTGGGTTTACTGTTAGCCCTCTTCTCTGAAACTCATCTCTGTCCACTGTCGGTGCACTTGGTGGCACCTGAACAGATCCTGATGGTTGGAAATAGTGCAGTCCAGAACATCATCTTTATTGTCCTTTCTGTGTTCATGGTCTGTATGGAGTCAAAAAAGGGGTGCGGGGGTTACCCTACATTTCCATTAGTGGTTGACTGATGTTCATTAAGAGAAAGTGACAATCCCCCACAGACAAAGATGTGTACACACACAAAGTATACTACTATTTagttataaaagaaaaaggaaagcttgTCATTGCATCAACATAGATGTATCTTGAAGGTATTGTGCTGAGTGTAGTAGGGCAGAAAAATACAGAAGCTGCATGTTCTCATGCGTGGAATCTAAAAAAGCTGAACTTAACTAAAACAGGAGGATGGAAGTTACCAGGAACTGAAGAATTAGAGAAAATTATTAATGATTGATCAAAAGGTATGAACTTCCAGTTCACAAAAATTACTAAGTCCTTGGGCTCTATAACATGGTGACGGTAGGTTCACCTTACTTCATTATGTGCTTAGTGTTACAAAGAGAGCAGATCTTAGATGTTTTTACAGCACAAATAAGCACAGAAGGTAATTGTGTGCGATGACAGAAGCATTTTATATTCATTCTCTTGCTGTCTGTACAAGTGTCAAATCACCACCTTGTACAACTTAATCTGTTATATATCAATTCTATGTAATTGGGACACAACAGAAATGCATTCAGTTATTTTCCAATGATTTCAACAAGAATCTACGTAGCACCTTTACTTCTCTTATagtaagagaccacagtaccaaaattTCCTTtgatgtgggggccaggctggaacctggtcaTGTACATGGCATAGCAGCACATTGTGCAAGTGATCACTTTTCATAAGATCTCCAAACAAGAAACTGCCCAGCTGACTACTAACTGCAGAATAAATGAACTGTGGATTACTCACATTGTGAAAttcaacatcagtaataataagtaACTCATCACACATATAACTATATGGATATTTCATGAACACATTTGAGTAAAAGTGCCAAACACATGGATTttaaaaagcacttttttttttttttaaagattatattcatgaagaagacatgcagagagaaaaaaccaggtaTCACTTTAAtagatgtgctgctggggattaaacttgggacctcatgcttgagtccaatgctttactatgtcacctctcagaccacacacacacaaaatacattCTCTTTGggtatagtaaaataaaattcaaagcaAGAAAAACTGCTCTGTGGCATGTAGTAATCTGGCTTGATGTTAGTCCTGAAGGTCAAATATAAGGACACTCTGTAGAGCCTGGGAGCTACTGTTCATCTTCAACCATCCATTGCCAGTTATACATGTGTGTTGTCTGCAACTTTGCTGAGCTTGTACACTTACGATCTGTCAGTACGTAAGTACTGAACTATTTCATGCCTTATTTTTCTGCTTTGAGTGTTCTATTCAGAGATGGGTATGCACTGCTGTGCCCAAGGTTCTCTGGTTGGACTGGCCACATTAGTGAATTTAAcccttttttatctttccccTAAACACTGATTGAAACATCTGTGAAGAAGTGCATGTCATCTGTGTGCTTAATGAATTTGTGACTTCCCTTAGGATGTGGCTGATCAGGAGATTGCTGCCCTTCCTCCAGACAGCTGTCCAGTCAGGATCAGAAACCGTTGTGTTATGACATCCCGTCCACGTGGAGTAAAACGGCGCTGGCGGCTCAGTCGTATCGTCTTCCGTCACCTGGCTGACCACGGACAGCTTTCTGGAGTCCAGCGGGCAATATGGTGATCCTCTCCAGAACCTACTGAGCTTTCAGAAGAGCTGGTTCTGGTGAGAAGAGACTTTCTAAGTTTTTGTAGGAATCAGATCACCTGATGCTGTgtataattaaattataatttttaaatgaaatcctAAATGTTTCATTCTGCCTGTAAACTCTGACAGGAATTATCTTTTTTCTTGGATTTAATACTTTAGACATACTGTTCccatatgtggcacaaagagaataataaaaagccttttcTGAGTGTGCTGTCTCACCTTTTCTTTCCAGTTTTGTTTCTTAGCAACATGCAAGGAAGGGttcctatactatttttttttcatatgtcttatGAAGCAGTATTTTAGACTTAGTCCGGCTAATTGTGTTATCTGTGGATATTTTTAATCTTGGATTGACTTGCTTGAGTGCAGCACTCACCTTGCTGTTAAGTTTGTTGTCAGAGAAGCAGCACATTGGATATAAAGCTGCTGTTCTACCTACTGATGCTCAGCCTCTTTTCGTGATGGCTGAAAGAGGCAGATAACAAGTTTCCTTTCATTTTCAAAGGGTTTATGAAAAGAATGGCTCAGCCAGCCCCTAGAGTTCGACCTAAGAGGAAAACTTTTGTTGGAGTAGTTTTGCAATATTGTGATTTATAGGAAATTTTTCTGGTACACATTTGGTCTTCATTCACAGTACCTGGCTCCCAGTTCCCAAAGTCTTAGAAAGATATCTCTTGTTGTATTGAAGAGACCATTTTGGTGAGGGGAACCAAGCTCAGAGCTTATTCTCAGTGTCTAAATGGAGGACAATGTTGAGAGACTGAGCCCCTAACCTGTAGGACCTGATGCTCTCCTAGGATAGACAGTGTTGGATTTGACTGCTTCCCCAGAATACTCTCTCCAGCTGACTTATCAGTTAGCCatataaaaaattaactaaagggcttagtaacatttaaaaaaaatactaaatgttCTCTTACATAGAATGAAtaaggaaaaacaaaggaaaagacaAGCCTTTAGTTTGGTCTGCAGAACTATTGTTATCAAGGAGGGTTGCAGGGGGAGCGTGAGCAAGGATGAAAGGGGTTCCAACATGCTTTTGGTGGGGGTTGAGATGtagaagagaaattgaggagttAGAAAAATTGGACTTCTAAAATATTTGTCATCTTTGTGAACCAAGATTACTTCAAAACTATAACTGAAAAACCAAAAGGTGTGGTGAGGACTATTTCAattttgtctttccttctgtttttcactctctgtatatctgaaacagcttggagtagtgaagccccagcaataacaaaaagaaaaaggggtgtGAGGTGGACAAGTAGGTATTGATGGGATTAAAAGCAAATTCTAGCGATGCAGTACCAAAGTTTCTCCTACTAAAGGGGCCCCTTTGGCTCCCCCATTATAGGGCCCCAAGTTTCTCTATTCTGTTTGCTCCAGTTAGGAGAAATTTAAAAAGCTGGGAAGCATGGTTATGACTAGAAGAAATGTGTAACCTGTTGGGGCAGCAGTTCATAACCAAAGGGCTAAGGTCCCTCAGCTCCACCCCTCACCTCACTGAGACCTAAAGCCTTCTCTACAGAGGGCCAAATGGACAGGGCTGGAGAAGTATGTGGAGCACCTCAATACTGATGACAAGCTGCTGTTCCAAAGCCCAGTGGTGAAGCCCTGACTGGGGCTGTAGTTAGATTGTGCTGTAGAGGGTAAGGCTTAATAGCAGGAAAGTTGGAACATTCATGTAAAGAAGTTGTGTCACTTACCTGCTTGCATTATAGGCAAGAGAACTGATTG
Above is a genomic segment from Erinaceus europaeus chromosome 9, mEriEur2.1, whole genome shotgun sequence containing:
- the MRPS14 gene encoding small ribosomal subunit protein uS14m; protein product: MASLLGPLLRTVRQMVPASASGQVRGYYVNWKMLRDVKRRKMACEYADERLRINSLRKNAILPKELQDVADQEIAALPPDSCPVRIRNRCVMTSRPRGVKRRWRLSRIVFRHLADHGQLSGVQRAIW